The segment AGTAGTACTGCTTTTAGTTTATCTCCTAAAATTTCAAGTGTCTTGGGATCAGGACCGACAAAATTCATCTTGGAGTCTTCACATCTCTTTGCGAAGGTGAAATTCTCGCTTAAAAATCCGTAACCTGGATGAATAGAATCGCAACCTTCTCCCCTTGCGATTGATAGTATCTCTTCTTGATCTAAATATGCTTTCGCGCCTCTTCCTTTTAAAGGAACCGAAACATCAGTCACTAATCTATGCCTGGAGTTAGAATCGTCTTCCGAATATATTGAGACTGTAGGAACTCCTAAACTGGAAGCTGCTCTTGCAATTCGAATGGCAACTTCTCCCCGATTCGCGATTAATAATTTGGATAATTTCATAAGTTGGAGGAAGTTTTGTGAGAAAGTCCTTAAGGTCGATCCAGTTTCCGAGCCACCTATAAATTTTGAACGAATGCATAATTTATTGTACATTCGTATAAATCATTATCCATAATAGCGATTTTTATTCCAATATATTAGATATACAGATCGAATCGAGAATAGAACTTTATTGAAGTGGGTTAAAAGGGAATCGATATGTCTACGACTAGTCTTGTTCGAACTTCAGATAAAAAAAAGGATCTGATCAAAAAAGTGAAATCTGAAAAAAAGAAAACTAGATCCTCCAAAACTTCGGATGAGATCTCCAAAAACCTGATCAAAGGTTTGAATCTTCCAATCGTTTATTCTCCTTCTTCTCCTGAAAAAACAGACTTAAAATATCTAACTGACTGGATCAAGAAGAACCAAAAAGAAATACAAAGAGATCTGTTGATCTATGGTGCGATATTATTTAGAGGTTTTAATATAGGTTCTTCCGAAAATTTCGAAAAGGTTGCTTTGGGTCTTGATTCCAATTTGTCGGAAGCGTATCTGGGAACTTCTCCCAGAGATAAAAAAACGAAATTTGTTCATACAGCCAGCGAACTTCCCTCGGCTTATCCGATTATGCAACATGCGGAGATGAGCTTCCTTAATAAACCTCCTAAGAAACTTTTCTTTTATGCAAAAGTTGCCCCTACTAAAAACGGAGAAACTCCCATTACCGATCTAAGAACTGTCTTAAGAGAAATGCCTAGTCATATTTCGGATAAAGTAGAAAAACAAGGGATCAAATATATTCGTCATTATGATGGTCCTGGAGCTTCTCGCTATAGTCTTTGGAAAACAAAACCTTGGAGCGAAATGTTCAAAACGGAAGATAAAAAGGAAGCGGAGAAGGAGATAAAAAAACAAAGTTTTATCCATGAATGGTTGCCTGGAAATAAATTAAGATTAATTAATTCTCAAGTAGGTGTCAGAAAACACCCTGTTGCCGGATCCAAGGCTTGGCATAATCATAGTCAAACTTTCCATATAGACTCACCCCGATTAGAATATAAATATATTTTTAAAAGACAGAAAACATTAAGAGGATTGGGAGTTTATTTGATTTTAAACCTATTGACCGGGATCAAAAAACTATTCAGTAAATCGGAAGATTTAGACGTTCATGCCACGTATGGAGATGGATCAGAAATATCTAATAAGGATATCAAAACTATAGTAGATGTTTTCTGGAAGAATATCCAGATTTTCTCCTGGCAGAAAGATGATATTCTTTATATCGATAATTATTCCGTTTCTCACGGAAGACTTCCATTTGTTGGCCAGAGAGAGATTCAAGTAGCCTGGACGGAATAGATAACCTTTCATTTAAATCTTCGACTGTACTTAAATTCAGGATTTCTTTTACAATAAGCCGCGCAAAACCGGTAGATTTTACTCCTTGCGTTAAAGCCTCATTACGTCCATGAGGCATTCTGCATGTTTGTTTTTGATAAAGCTACTTTCAGATACGAAACTTAAAAAAGTTTTTAAGGAAGGATTCTGATTCTCCGGAACATAAAAGACCGAAACAGGCAAATACAGCTGTTTGATCGGAACAAATTTGGTATCAGCGGGTGCAAAATTCTGAGCACCCAAAATGGTCAAAGAAACTCCTTTGCCTGTCGCTACTAAGATAGGACAACTTTCTCTTTCGTTCTTGATATACACCTTAGGTTTGATCCCGCTTTGTTTAAAAAGAGAAGAGATCGTATCATAAAAACTACCAGAGTCCTTTTTAGGATGTAATATGATGGTTTCGTCCTTTAGTTCCTTAAATTCTATCTCCTCTCTTTTAGCAAGGGGGTGTTTTTTGGGAACAAGCACACCAAGCACCTCGTCATGGACTGGATGTTTTTCCAAATGAGAATCAGAAACAACTCCTTCTAAAAAACAAATATCAAACTGTGCGGATTTTAACCCCTTAATAATCCTATTTCGGGATTCCTGCTGAAGCTGCAATTTGATCTTAGGAAAACGGTCCTGAAATTCATTAATGATCTGAGGCAAACTCGCCATAAATGTAGTCGTGGAAAAGCCGATGCTAAGCCCTCCTGCTTTAAGTTTACCGATA is part of the Leptospira neocaledonica genome and harbors:
- a CDS encoding TauD/TfdA family dioxygenase, whose translation is MSTTSLVRTSDKKKDLIKKVKSEKKKTRSSKTSDEISKNLIKGLNLPIVYSPSSPEKTDLKYLTDWIKKNQKEIQRDLLIYGAILFRGFNIGSSENFEKVALGLDSNLSEAYLGTSPRDKKTKFVHTASELPSAYPIMQHAEMSFLNKPPKKLFFYAKVAPTKNGETPITDLRTVLREMPSHISDKVEKQGIKYIRHYDGPGASRYSLWKTKPWSEMFKTEDKKEAEKEIKKQSFIHEWLPGNKLRLINSQVGVRKHPVAGSKAWHNHSQTFHIDSPRLEYKYIFKRQKTLRGLGVYLILNLLTGIKKLFSKSEDLDVHATYGDGSEISNKDIKTIVDVFWKNIQIFSWQKDDILYIDNYSVSHGRLPFVGQREIQVAWTE
- a CDS encoding LysR family transcriptional regulator, whose product is VSIVMDLSKLKSFIVVAEELNFRKSAEILGMSQPPLTRLISSFEEELSTKLFERSTRHVKLTGAGVYLLKEGREIISKAEKIEKEVRSIGKLKAGGLSIGFSTTTFMASLPQIINEFQDRFPKIKLQLQQESRNRIIKGLKSAQFDICFLEGVVSDSHLEKHPVHDEVLGVLVPKKHPLAKREEIEFKELKDETIILHPKKDSGSFYDTISSLFKQSGIKPKVYIKNERESCPILVATGKGVSLTILGAQNFAPADTKFVPIKQLYLPVSVFYVPENQNPSLKTFLSFVSESSFIKNKHAECLMDVMRL